Genomic segment of Dethiosulfovibrio salsuginis:
ATAGTTTCCTATACGGAAAAGGAGGTGTGCCTTTGAGCAGTCTCTTAAAAGGCATGGAAGTTCTAAGAGTGCTGGCGGAGCCTCCTTTCAACTACACCCTATCGGAGCTTTCCTCCACCATGGGGATGGGCAAAAGCGGGCTACACAAGATACTGTCGACCCTCAAGGAGAAAAATTTTGTGGTTCAGGAGGGGTCGTCGAAGAAGTATCATCTCGGACCGGTGGTGCTTCGGATGGGCAACGTCTATTCAAAACTTATAGGCATAGAGGATATAGCGGCACCGGTCCTGTCGAACCTGTGCCAGGTGCTGGGGGAGACGGTCTATATAAGCATCTGGGAGGGAGACAGAGCCTACCCTGCTTGCAAGTGTTGCCGCCCAGGGGGGATCTACGACGCCAACGATTTTATCGGCAAGAGCGTCCCCATAAACGCCGGTGCGTCGGCAAAGCTTCTGGCCGCCTATCAGGATCGTGAATTTATCCAGGATCTTCTGTCAAGGACGGATCTCGTGGCAAGGACACCTTACACCTTAACGTCCATACCGGAGATCCTGGAGGAATACGACCGCATAGTCAAACAGGGTTACTCCATTGAGGATCAATCCTTTTCTCTGGGGGTGTGGTGTCTATCGGTTCCAATTTTCGGCAAAAACCGAGCGGTCGACCGCTGTCTGTCCGTCGGTGCTCCGGTGGAGGCCGTAGGGGAGGGGATTTTTCCCATTTGGTTACAGAGATTGAGGGATGGGGCGGATGAGATAGGAACTCAGCTACAGCTCAGGCGTTAATGTATCAGGGGAGATCCGTAAGGGTCGAGATAGGGAAGGAGAGGAACATATGTCTATCAGCAAGAGATCGATGTTTTTTGCGTTGGCCGTGGCGGCTTTCTGTTTTGCCGCTCTGCCCGGGGCCTCCGAGGCGAAGACTAAGCCCTTTAAGGTGGCGGGAATTTCGTCACCGGAGTACAGAGGCAGCAAGTCCCTGGAGACCATAAAGAAAAAGGTAGAGGCTGGAACGGAGGGAAGGGTAAAACTGGACGTTTTCCCGGCAAACCAGCTTGGGGACTACACCCAGGTATTCGAGGAGATCCGCCGAGGCTCCATAGAGATGGGCCTTATATTCCTGCCCAGTCAGTTCGACGTGATGCTCGAGATAGGCTCTCTGCCTTTCCTGGCGTCCTCCGGCGAGGAAATGAAAAAACAGCTTTCACCGGGATCCTACGTCTACGAGATCATAGACAATTCCCTGGATAAGCTGGGTGTCAAGCTCCTCAGGCTCTACGGAGACGGCTTTATCGGTGTCGGGCTGACGAAGAAGCCCGAAAGCCCCGCCGATCCCGACGTCAAGAAAGACGCCATGATCAGGGTCGCCCCTGTGGCGGTCTACAAGGAGACCGCCGAGGACATGGGCTACAGGACAACCAACATACCTTACGCCGACACCTACAGCGCCATTCAGACCGGAGTATGCGACGGCTGGATCGGCGGATCGTCCCAGATAAACTATCTCAGTTTCAGGGATGTCATAAAGTACTACGTCCCCTATAACTGTCTGTTCGACCAGACCGCCTACATCATCAACAAAAAGCTCTGGGAGTCCATGAGCCCGGAGGATCAGAAGGTCCTTATGGACGCGGTCAACGTAGAGGCCGACAAGAGCTTCGCCGACAGCGCCACCGAGGATCTGGAGTTCCAGAAGAAACTTCAGGAGGCGGGAGTGGAGATAATAGAGGTCTCCGACGCCGAGAGAGATACACTGGCCAAGCACATCAGGGCCAACACTTGGCCGAAACTGGCTGAGACCTACGGAGAGGAGACCCTTGAGAGGATAAAGAAGGACCTCTAGGTCGTCTATCGAGAGGCTGGCGAGAGAGTCTTCGCCAGCCTCTTTTGAATTAAGGAGGGCTTCATATGGAAAACTTCGTCCGTAACGTAAAAAGCTCCCTCCTCTGGAGGTGGCTTATAAATCTGCAAAAGGCCATATTGGTGCTGACAAGCGTCTTCGTGGTCCTGATAATGTGTACCGCCGTGCTTCTCAGATACGTTTTCAAGTCGGACCTTTTCGGAATAGAGGAGATAGTGGTCATAGCGGCCTTCTGGCTTTACCTGGTAGGGAGCTCCTACGGAGTGTACGAGAAGAGCCACGTCAAGGCGGACATAATCCCTCAGCTCCTCCCACTTAAGGCCCAGGCATTTCTGTCGGTCTTGGTGCGACTGACTATGTCCATACTCTGCGTCGTGTTCAGCTGGTGGGCTGTGGATATGATATCCTACAGCATCGAGTGGATGCCCAGGACCACCGGCCTCCGCATCCCTATATTCATATCCCAGACATCCATACTGGTGGGATACGTTCTCATGAGCTTTTACTCCATAATATATTTTTTAGAGGACCTAGGCAATTTCACGTCTCTGTACAGGAAGGATCAAGGAGGTGAGCAGCCATGGCGATAACTATAGCTTTAATCCTGATAATAGTGACTCTGCTCCTGGGGCTGCCTGTGCCCTTTTGCTTTATGCTTTCCACTTTGTTCATGGTGGTCAGCCACAGCTACGATCCGTCGTTTTTGCTGCCCTATAGCTTCAGCCAGATGAGCTCACTGGTGCTCCTGGCCATACCGCTTTTCATCATGGTCGGAGGGCTTATGGACCGAGGTGGCATAGGAAGCTCTCTGGTCCGTCTGGTAGAGGTTTTCGTGGGGAGGATAAAAGGAGGCCTTGGGGTTGTGGCGGTGGTGTCCTGTGCGGTGTTCGGATCTATATCGGGCAGCTGTGCCGCAACTCTGTCCTGCATCGGCTCCATCATGTTTCCGAGGCTCAGGGAAAACGGCTACCCTATGGGACACAGCGCCGCCCTCATCTCATGCGCCGCCCCTCTAGGGCTTCTGATTCCCCCGAGCTCTCAGATGATACTCTACGCCTGGGTGGGACAGCAGTCGGTGCTGGCCTGTTTTCTGGCTACAGTGGGACCAGGGCTGCTTTTGATGACTCTGCTTTCCATAATAAATCTGGTGCTCTTGAAAAACGACAAGAACATAAAGCTATATCCCCCTATGACGGGAAAGGAAAAGGCCGAGATGCTCTGGAACCGGTCGGGGAAGGCTCTCCCGGCGCTGATAATGCCGATTATCGTATTAGGAGGCATCTACGGGGGGATCATGACCCCCACCGAGGCCGCCGCCGTGGCGGTTCTGTACTCAGTTCCGGTAGGTTTCTTAATATACAAGGGCCTTAACAGGGAGAACTTCATAGAGGTGGTTATAGAGACAGCGACAACCACCGGGGTCGTCATGTTGATGATGTTCTGCATAATGATGCTCAGCAGAATATACGTCCAGGAGCGGCTTCCTTCTATGATAATAGACGCACTGACCACCATATCGTCCAATAAATACGTCCTGATGCTCATGATAAACCTGTTCATGATAATAATCGGCATGATAATGGACGACGTCAGTGCCATGTTGCTCTGCACCCCTATTCTTTTGCCGGTGGTCATGAGCCTGGGAATAAGCCCTATTCACTTTGCGGCCATAATCGGCGTAAACCTGGGGATGGGCAACGTAACCCCTCCCACCGCTCCAACCCTGTACTTCGGGGGCAGAATAGCGAACACCCCGGTGTCACAGATGCTGAAACCGGCTATGATATTCATACTTTTCGCCTGGCTCCCGACTTTGGTGGCTGTCACCTTTATTCCTGAGCTTTCCCTGTGGCTTCCCAGGCTGGTGTTAGGTGGACGTTTTTAGGAGGTAGAATATGCACAAAGATTCGAGATTATACAGAAGGCTGCTTAAAATAGCGTCTATACCGAGCGTATCCCCGTCTTCGGAGGGAGAAAACAAGGCGACCCAGGCCCTTTACGACGAGCTAGCCCAGACCGACTACTTTAGGAAAAACCCTGAAGATATAAAACTCCTTCCCCTTGAGGGGGACAGGTTGAAAAGGCACTTTCTCTTCGGGATGGTGAGAGCCCAAAAGCCCACCTCCGAGACGGTGGTCCTGCTTGGGCACATGGACGTGGTCAGCGTGGAGATGTTCGGCTCCCTGAGGGAGTTTGCCTTCTCGCCGGAGGAATACACCAGTAGGCTGGACTCCACCTCTTTAGGGGAGGACGGAGCCAAAGACCTCCTTTCCGGGAAATGGCTCTTCGGTCGAGGCGTAGCGGACATGAAGTCCGGCGTCTGCGGGGCTATGGAGCTCCTTATGGAGACGGCGGAGGACCCTTCCTCCACGGAGGTCAATCTAGCGGTCCTGTTCGTGCCCGACGAGGAGAACAACTCACTGGGGATGCTCTCAGCAGCCCCGTTCCTCGCAAAACTTCAGGATGAAGGGCTTAGTTTCCGGTGCTGCATAGACACCGAGCCCACCTTCGCCACAGGTGAGGACGCCAAGCCCACGGTATATCTTGGTAGCCTTGGAAAGATAAACCCCTTCTTTTACTGTGTCGGAGTCAAGGCCCACGCCGGGGAGTACTACGACGGTTTCAGCGTAGGGCCTACCATGGCACGGATCGCCCTGGCTATAGACGGAAATCCCTCCTTGTCGGACGAGCTTGACGGAACCATGTATCCTCCCTACGCCGCTCTTAAGGTGGACGATATGAGGGACGAATACTCAGCGACTATTATGTCCCGTTGCGCCATGGCCTTCAGCTATCTAACCTCCACAAAAATGCCACCGGAGATCATGGCCGAGCTTAAGTCCATAGCCCAAGAGTCACTGGACAGGTCCATCGAGGAGCACGAGAGGGCTAAGAAGGCCTACAGGGAGCAAAACGGCATGGCCCTGTCCCCCTCCTGCCTATCCGGGGCCGTCTACTCGGTCAAGGAGATCATGGACCTGGCGGAGAGCCGGGGGATCGTTCCGGTGATCTCGGAAGAGGGAGACGAAAGGGCTAGAGGCATGGAGACCGTATCAAGGCTTGTGGACGACCTAGAGATGGAGGGGCCTCTGGTGGTGGTGGGATTTTTGCCACCCTGGTATCCCCACAGGTCCAATATGGCGGATATAGAGGGCGATCCAGAGGTCAAAGAGGCAGCCTCAAAATTGAGGGAGAAAGCGGTCGAACAGGGGCTGGAGATGGACATAAGGACCATGTTCGAGGGGGTGTCGGACCTGAGCTACTGCGGCTTCACCGGAACGCCGGAGGAGGCTAGGGCCTTCGAGGACAATATGCCAGGAGGCAGGGCAATCTACAGCTTCCCCACCGACGAGCTGTTAAAGCTGGCTATCCCGATACTGAACTTCGGCCCAGTCGGTAAGGACGCCCACAAGAGATCCGAAAGGCTGTACCTTCCGTTCTATCTGGATCACTATGTTAATCTGTTGAGATATCTGGTAAAATCCATATAATCCACCTAGTGGAGTAAAAGGGCTCGATCTGGAGGGACACCTTCGGACCTAGCCCTTTTAGCTTATCCCAATCAAAGGAGTTTTTCGTTTGAGAAGATTTTTTTCAACCCTAGCGTCGTTGCTCGTCCTATCTCTGCTAATAGTCGGCCAGGCGATGGCCCTTACTATAGGGACGTTCAACGTCGAATACTTTAACGTCTCAGGTAAAAAAGCCTACTCCCCCGAGGACTGTTATCATCTGGCAAAAACCATACTGTCATCGAAAGCGGACGTCCTTGCCCTTCAGGAGATAGAGGGCGACGCCACTATGAGATACTTTCTGACAAAGTTTCTGCCTGGCTGGTGGTCCGCCAAGGGCAACGACACAGGAGGCAGACAGGACCTGTACTTCCTGTGGAACTCGGACACCGTAGAGCTCATAGACGGACCCTACATCTACGGAGCCAACGCGTCTTTTCGGTTCGAGGGCAAGAGCTACAAGCTGAACGACAGGCCCCATCTGGTGGCCACATTTCTGGACAAGGAAAGAGATCGCCGATTCACCATGGTCAACGTACACCTCAAGAGCCAGAGCACCAGGGGCAAGGGAGACTCGGACAAGGCAGAGAGGTACAACGACGCCAAGAGACAGGCTCAGATTGAGAGTGTAAACAAGATAGTTTCCTCTCTCAAGGGGCCTGTTTTCATACTAGGGGACTTCAACACCGACGACCCGAGAGGCACGTCTTTCCCCCTGCTGAGGCTACCTGACGGCCAGTACAGCTACGACAACAAAAAGAGCAACCTGGACTACATAGGCTACGCAGGGATAGAGATGGACGAAAAGTGGGCTATATACGAGATAGAGACCGCCATTCCAGCGAGATCCACAAAAAAAGCGGAACATCCCGACCACGATATGGTGGCCCTGGCTCTAGACGGTAGCGTCCCCAAAGTGGCGGTAAAATCGGCTAAGGCCGAGTCGAAAGAGGCCCCCAAGAATATCACCGTGTTCGTCACCAAAACCGGAAAGAGCTATCATTCCGACGGATGTTCGTCCCTGAGCAAGAGCAAGATAGCCCTCTCCCTGGAGGAAGCCAAGGCCAAGGGATACACCCCCTGCAGCAAGTGCAAACCACCGAGATAGGCCCGGGAATAAAACCAGCTTTTTACGCATGGGACAGTATCGGTAGCATTAGTCTGTGGTCGTCAAAGACGCTTTTCTCTCCATCTGTCAGGACAAAAAGGGTTTCGTTCTCCTGTGAATAGGTATTACAGCTGTATCCGTCGGTATCCAAAGGGGTGAAGCCCAGGACCATCTGGTTTGTGTCCCTCTTTGCCATGACTGAGATAACCTCGTCGATAGATAGTTCCCCAGGACAGAAAACGTCGTTAAGGTACAGCGTTCTGTCGTCGTAACGGGCGAAGACAGCGGCGTCCATGCCCTCGACGTAGTAGAAGTCGTCCTTCATAAAGGACGTGGCGTAGAACATGACGAGACCGGTATTTCTCAGGGCTGTGAGGTTGGAGAAAGGACGGGTGCTCTCGGAGAGGCGAAGCAGGAGAGCCCTGTTTTGGGGGTCCTCCATTTCGAGGTACCGTGGAGTTCCGTCCCCTCCTGCGATCGCTTTTGCGTATTGATACTCGGTTTTTTTAGCAAAACCAAATTTAGGGTAAAAATCCACGACGGTATCGTTGGCGAATAGGTAGATCATTTCGCTTTTACCCTTCCACTCGGAAATGACCCTCTCAGGGAGATATCTGCTGAGACCTCTGCCTCGGTACGCCCTGTCGGTCATAACGATGCCTATCTGAATGTACCGCTTCACCTCTCCACAGGAGAAAAAGTCCAGGATGTTCACCGACACGTTGGCGACCACCTTGCCCCCGTCCATGAGAGCATAGGGGACGTAACGATCATTCCAGTAACCACTCAGGTAGTAATCCTCAAAATCGAAGTCAAAGACGTCCCTCGCCAGGGAGTTAAAGCCACACCGTAGCTCCCGGTCTTCTTTGAAGTTCCAGACAAAATCGTAGTATCTATCGCCGATATAAACCTTGTCCATAGGCCTCACCTTTAGGACAGCAAAAAGCCAAGACCGTAGTAGGAGTTACCGTTGAAGTCAAATTCGTCTATGATATCCAGCTTTACCTTTCGTAGGTGAGCCTCAAGGGATCTACCGTTGATCCTGTTGATGAAGGTCGTTCCGACCTTGAAATAAGACATATGGTCCCTCATGCGGTTAAAGAGCAGGGGAAAAGCCTGGCTGCCTCTTTTTTCCGAGGCAATACAGATAGGGCCGTACTGAAAGGAGTTACCGTAGGTGATGGTCTCCCCTCTATACTCAAGGCCTGAAAATCTCTCTATCATGTAGTCGAACATAGGACGGCCTTTGAAGTAATCCCAACCGGCGGCCATGGTGTAGCCGATGAGGTCAGAACCGTCCTCCAGGACGAACAAGCCTTTTATTCCTATCAGGTCGATAAGCTGCTGGTCGGTGAAGGGAGTCGTGACAAAACCGTCGCTCATCCTATCTGGAGTCAGGTTAGACACCAGTTTTTTCTCCTGAAGGGCTAACACCTCGCCTATGTCTCCGGCGATTCCTAATCTAGCTTCCATATGAATCACTCCTTCTAAAATAAGGCCATGGGCCAGGAGAAAGCCTCCCGGTTCCATGGCCTTATATCGCTCCGGCGTCTAAGCTGGGGGAGCTATCAGAGCCACTCCCTGCCTAGGGCGTCGGCGGCCATCATGGCGTCGGCGACGTCCTCCGCTGTGACCTTCCATGGCAGGTTATGGATGGTCTCCCCCGGGGCCGTGGCCATAGTCGCCGCTGCCATTATCTTGTCCCTGGAGGGCTCCTTCAGGCCCAACTGAGCGAAGGTGATCGGGAGGCCCACGGAGACGCAGAAATCCAGGACCTCCTCAAGCACCTCCCTGGGGGAATCCTGCAACACAAGCTGGGTGAGGGTTCCGAAGGACACCTTCTCGCCGTGGTACATGTGGTGCATCTCCTCTATGGCGGTCATGCCGTTGTGGATCGAGTGGGCCGCTGCGAGACCGCCGCTCTCGAAGCCTATGCCGGACAGCAGGGTGTTGGCCTCCACGATCCTCTCCAGCGCTGGGGTAACGGCGTCGGCGTCGCAGGCGATTTTGGCCTCGTAACCGTACTCTATTAGCTGGTCGTAGCAAAGCCTAGCCAGGGCCAGAGCCGCCTCGGTGGCGACCCCTCCTGGCATGTTGGCCGACTTAGTCCTGGAACAGGCCTCGGCCTCGAACCAAGTGGCAAGGGCGTCCCCCATGCCGGAGACCAAAAGCCTAGTAGGGGCCTTCGCCACTATGGCGGTGTCCACTATGACCATGTTGGGACTGGGGGGGAACTGATAGCTCTCGAACATCCCTTCCTCGGTGTAGATGACCGAGAGGGCGCTACATGGGGCGTCGGTGGCCGCTATGGTGGGGACCACAACCACAGGGACAGATAGCTGTGAACTACCCCCACTTATAGAAGTGGGGGCTTCCTGGTCAATATCTCTAACGAGACAAGTTTCCCCAGGCTCGAAAGTTCGTCCCGACCTCGTGAGTACCAAAGCTACACTGCCGTGCTAATTTCGGTGGGCAGAGCTAGTTTCAGTAGGTTTTGTGCCGCATTTACGTCCCTGTCGTGGCGAACGCCGCAGCTTGGACACACCCACTCCCTTAGGGCTAAATCCTTTACCAGTGGGTTTTTGTAGCCACATTCAGAGCACAGTTGGGAGCTGGCATAATTTGCCCCAGCTATTATCAGACTCCATGAAACCTCCGATATGGCTTTAGCGAGACAATGGTTTTTCAACATGTTTTTTGACCCTAAGGTCCTCGATCACTATGGCTTGGTTTTCGCGAATGATCTCGGTGCTGACCTTGTGCAAAAAGTCACGTCTCTGGTCCGCTATCTTACCGTGCAGTTTGGCGACCTTTAGCCTTGCCTTCTGCCTGTTGCAGCTGCCTTTAGCCTTACGAGACAGGTCCTTCTGGGAACCTCTAAAAACTCACCTTTGAGTCCCCTCGGAGAGATCGTTCCGCCTACGCCCTGTTTCGCCCAATCGTATACTCGACCTGCCTGTTCCGTACGAACCGCCTCGGAGGGCACGTCCTGTGCCCCCTCGGCTTGGGGCGACGTCCTGTCGCCCCATTCGACTACACGACGGCATGTCGAGTATACGGGCTCAAATGGGCTCCGTCGGAACGATCTCTCCGAGGATTAGAGTTTTTAGAGGTGCCCTTAAGTAGTTTTTTAATATATACATACTGCCATTTCTTGAGACTTGTGTCAATATTTTTAACTACTGTTCCTTGACTCCCCGCCGAATGGCTCCTCCACGAAAGCCACAGAGTTGGCCTCGAAGCTGGCCTTCATGGACTCCCTGACCGATTCGAGCCCTCTTTTGCCCCCTATGACAAGGGCGTTTTTGCCCAACAAAGCGACCTGAGCCCCCGAGTTTTCGCAGGCTCCCGCCCCTTGGACATATCTTCCTGGCGCTATGAGAATCTTCTGTATTTAGTTCCCTCCCTTTCAGACTATGGATACTATATCTATCATAGTTTACAGGAACACTGGGGTAACTGTCGATAGCTCACCGTCCAGCTATCCATATTTCTCTGGTAGAATAACCCCAACGAAAACAGGTCGATCCACGTTGAAACTCTAAGGGAAGGGGTTGTCCCATATGGAGCGAGGATACACGTCCTTGAACACCGGAAACGGTAAGGGGAAGACCACCGCCGCCGTAGGTCAGGCGGTCAGGGCTTTAGGGAGAGGTTTTTCCGTCTATATAGGCCAGTTTCTGAAGACCGAAAAATCGGGAGAGATACTGGCCCTGGAGCGATCGGGCCTGCCGGTCGAGGTAGAGCTTTACGGAAGGGAAAGGGCCATAGGGAGCCCTATGACCGACGAGGACAGAGAAGGGGCCGCCCGAGGCCTTAAAAAGCTAACCGCCGCAATGAAGGACCACGACATGGTGGTGGCGGACGAGATAATAGTCGCCTTATCCACCGGTCTGCTGTCCGTCTCGGAGGTAAAGGGCCTCATAGAGGGCAAGGGGAACAGCACGGAGCTTATCCTGACCGGCAGAGGTGCCACGGAGGAGATCATAGCGATGGCAGACGTGGTCACGGAGATGGTCGAGGTCAAACACCACTACCGCTCGGGAGTCGCCGCCAGGGATGGAATCGAACGATGACCTTTCCCAGGATAATCGTGGCAGGAACCCACAGTGGCTCGGGAAAGACCACCGTGGTGATGGGAATAGCCTCGGCCCTGAGTAAAAGGGGGTTGAGAGTCCAGACCTTCAAGACCGGACCGGACTACATCGACCCGGGCTACCACTCGGTGGCCTCAGGTCGGCCCTGTCGAAACCTGGACTCTATGCTCATAGACCAGGACCCACTGCTGGAGCTCTTCCACCGATCGTCGGAGGGGATGGACCTGTCCCTGGTGGAGGGGGTCATGGGGCTATTCGACGGAGCCACCGGCCTTGACGACCGAGGAAGTGCGGCCAGTCTGGCCAGAATATCAAGGACGCCGGTGGTGCTGGTGGTGGACGCAAGGTCCATGGCCAGAAGCGCCGCCGCGGTTGTCCACGGCTTCGCGTCCTTCGACCGATCGGTGAACGTGGCAGGGGTGATACTGAACAGAATAGGCAGTCCCAGGCACTTCGACATGATAAAAGAGGCGATCCAGTCCTCCACGAAGGTAGCGGTGCTGGGATACATCCCGAGGGACGAATCTATCTCCCTGCCGGAAAGACACCTAGGGCTGGTCCCGGC
This window contains:
- the dctP gene encoding TRAP transporter substrate-binding protein DctP yields the protein MSISKRSMFFALAVAAFCFAALPGASEAKTKPFKVAGISSPEYRGSKSLETIKKKVEAGTEGRVKLDVFPANQLGDYTQVFEEIRRGSIEMGLIFLPSQFDVMLEIGSLPFLASSGEEMKKQLSPGSYVYEIIDNSLDKLGVKLLRLYGDGFIGVGLTKKPESPADPDVKKDAMIRVAPVAVYKETAEDMGYRTTNIPYADTYSAIQTGVCDGWIGGSSQINYLSFRDVIKYYVPYNCLFDQTAYIINKKLWESMSPEDQKVLMDAVNVEADKSFADSATEDLEFQKKLQEAGVEIIEVSDAERDTLAKHIRANTWPKLAETYGEETLERIKKDL
- a CDS encoding TRAP transporter large permease, producing MAITIALILIIVTLLLGLPVPFCFMLSTLFMVVSHSYDPSFLLPYSFSQMSSLVLLAIPLFIMVGGLMDRGGIGSSLVRLVEVFVGRIKGGLGVVAVVSCAVFGSISGSCAATLSCIGSIMFPRLRENGYPMGHSAALISCAAPLGLLIPPSSQMILYAWVGQQSVLACFLATVGPGLLLMTLLSIINLVLLKNDKNIKLYPPMTGKEKAEMLWNRSGKALPALIMPIIVLGGIYGGIMTPTEAAAVAVLYSVPVGFLIYKGLNRENFIEVVIETATTTGVVMLMMFCIMMLSRIYVQERLPSMIIDALTTISSNKYVLMLMINLFMIIIGMIMDDVSAMLLCTPILLPVVMSLGISPIHFAAIIGVNLGMGNVTPPTAPTLYFGGRIANTPVSQMLKPAMIFILFAWLPTLVAVTFIPELSLWLPRLVLGGRF
- a CDS encoding TRAP transporter small permease, producing MENFVRNVKSSLLWRWLINLQKAILVLTSVFVVLIMCTAVLLRYVFKSDLFGIEEIVVIAAFWLYLVGSSYGVYEKSHVKADIIPQLLPLKAQAFLSVLVRLTMSILCVVFSWWAVDMISYSIEWMPRTTGLRIPIFISQTSILVGYVLMSFYSIIYFLEDLGNFTSLYRKDQGGEQPWR
- a CDS encoding IclR family transcriptional regulator, with the translated sequence MPLSSLLKGMEVLRVLAEPPFNYTLSELSSTMGMGKSGLHKILSTLKEKNFVVQEGSSKKYHLGPVVLRMGNVYSKLIGIEDIAAPVLSNLCQVLGETVYISIWEGDRAYPACKCCRPGGIYDANDFIGKSVPINAGASAKLLAAYQDREFIQDLLSRTDLVARTPYTLTSIPEILEEYDRIVKQGYSIEDQSFSLGVWCLSVPIFGKNRAVDRCLSVGAPVEAVGEGIFPIWLQRLRDGADEIGTQLQLRR
- a CDS encoding GNAT family N-acetyltransferase, encoding MDKVYIGDRYYDFVWNFKEDRELRCGFNSLARDVFDFDFEDYYLSGYWNDRYVPYALMDGGKVVANVSVNILDFFSCGEVKRYIQIGIVMTDRAYRGRGLSRYLPERVISEWKGKSEMIYLFANDTVVDFYPKFGFAKKTEYQYAKAIAGGDGTPRYLEMEDPQNRALLLRLSESTRPFSNLTALRNTGLVMFYATSFMKDDFYYVEGMDAAVFARYDDRTLYLNDVFCPGELSIDEVISVMAKRDTNQMVLGFTPLDTDGYSCNTYSQENETLFVLTDGEKSVFDDHRLMLPILSHA
- a CDS encoding endonuclease/exonuclease/phosphatase family protein, which encodes MRRFFSTLASLLVLSLLIVGQAMALTIGTFNVEYFNVSGKKAYSPEDCYHLAKTILSSKADVLALQEIEGDATMRYFLTKFLPGWWSAKGNDTGGRQDLYFLWNSDTVELIDGPYIYGANASFRFEGKSYKLNDRPHLVATFLDKERDRRFTMVNVHLKSQSTRGKGDSDKAERYNDAKRQAQIESVNKIVSSLKGPVFILGDFNTDDPRGTSFPLLRLPDGQYSYDNKKSNLDYIGYAGIEMDEKWAIYEIETAIPARSTKKAEHPDHDMVALALDGSVPKVAVKSAKAESKEAPKNITVFVTKTGKSYHSDGCSSLSKSKIALSLEEAKAKGYTPCSKCKPPR
- a CDS encoding glycerol dehydrogenase; the encoded protein is MVLTRSGRTFEPGETCLVRDIDQEAPTSISGGSSQLSVPVVVVPTIAATDAPCSALSVIYTEEGMFESYQFPPSPNMVIVDTAIVAKAPTRLLVSGMGDALATWFEAEACSRTKSANMPGGVATEAALALARLCYDQLIEYGYEAKIACDADAVTPALERIVEANTLLSGIGFESGGLAAAHSIHNGMTAIEEMHHMYHGEKVSFGTLTQLVLQDSPREVLEEVLDFCVSVGLPITFAQLGLKEPSRDKIMAAATMATAPGETIHNLPWKVTAEDVADAMMAADALGREWL
- a CDS encoding cob(I)yrinic acid a,c-diamide adenosyltransferase → MERGYTSLNTGNGKGKTTAAVGQAVRALGRGFSVYIGQFLKTEKSGEILALERSGLPVEVELYGRERAIGSPMTDEDREGAARGLKKLTAAMKDHDMVVADEIIVALSTGLLSVSEVKGLIEGKGNSTELILTGRGATEEIIAMADVVTEMVEVKHHYRSGVAARDGIER
- a CDS encoding transposase encodes the protein MSRKAKGSCNRQKARLKVAKLHGKIADQRRDFLHKVSTEIIRENQAIVIEDLRVKKHVEKPLSR
- a CDS encoding zinc ribbon domain-containing protein; this translates as MLKNHCLAKAISEVSWSLIIAGANYASSQLCSECGYKNPLVKDLALREWVCPSCGVRHDRDVNAAQNLLKLALPTEISTAV
- a CDS encoding M20/M25/M40 family metallo-hydrolase; the protein is MHKDSRLYRRLLKIASIPSVSPSSEGENKATQALYDELAQTDYFRKNPEDIKLLPLEGDRLKRHFLFGMVRAQKPTSETVVLLGHMDVVSVEMFGSLREFAFSPEEYTSRLDSTSLGEDGAKDLLSGKWLFGRGVADMKSGVCGAMELLMETAEDPSSTEVNLAVLFVPDEENNSLGMLSAAPFLAKLQDEGLSFRCCIDTEPTFATGEDAKPTVYLGSLGKINPFFYCVGVKAHAGEYYDGFSVGPTMARIALAIDGNPSLSDELDGTMYPPYAALKVDDMRDEYSATIMSRCAMAFSYLTSTKMPPEIMAELKSIAQESLDRSIEEHERAKKAYREQNGMALSPSCLSGAVYSVKEIMDLAESRGIVPVISEEGDERARGMETVSRLVDDLEMEGPLVVVGFLPPWYPHRSNMADIEGDPEVKEAASKLREKAVEQGLEMDIRTMFEGVSDLSYCGFTGTPEEARAFEDNMPGGRAIYSFPTDELLKLAIPILNFGPVGKDAHKRSERLYLPFYLDHYVNLLRYLVKSI